A portion of the Streptomyces erythrochromogenes genome contains these proteins:
- a CDS encoding polysaccharide pyruvyl transferase family protein produces MKIVVINAYVRENAGDAALLSVCLRQVREAFPGADVRVAGMEDPAVHPAFEDAPNLGSIRRHVADGTASRSRRILRKVYVGAVSAGLLLLPRSAAGVLRRILPAEARREADALAGADLVVSTGGGYVLARPGLDGHQNVFFVLLPVLLAQRAGVPVVFAPQSYGPFPSPLQRRLVARALGRSPLVLAREDVSVDQLRGCGLPDAVVTRGVDSGFAFDPPASSDWRARLGIAPELRLVGVTARCWLAPAAQDAYERALAATIDAVQATGARVVLIPQVSTDYLSDDDRIVERRIAAHCTAAPLLIEDRVDYRDLKGVYRECALLIGTRFHSVIFSLTSGVPCVAIEYEHKTRGIMADLGLGAHVLAIEDVTHPRLWALVAPLLQDDSGYREQLRRRLPGYVAEAEGFPGLLRAAL; encoded by the coding sequence GTGAAGATCGTGGTGATCAACGCCTACGTCCGGGAGAACGCGGGCGACGCCGCGCTGCTCTCCGTCTGCCTGCGACAGGTCCGCGAGGCGTTCCCCGGCGCCGACGTCCGCGTCGCCGGCATGGAGGACCCCGCCGTCCACCCCGCATTCGAGGACGCCCCGAACCTCGGCTCGATCCGCCGCCACGTCGCCGACGGCACCGCTTCGCGTTCCCGCCGGATCCTGCGGAAGGTGTACGTCGGCGCGGTCTCCGCCGGCCTCCTCCTGCTGCCCCGGTCAGCGGCCGGTGTCCTGCGCAGGATCCTGCCCGCCGAGGCCCGGCGCGAGGCGGACGCCCTGGCCGGCGCGGACCTGGTGGTGTCCACCGGAGGCGGGTACGTCCTGGCCCGCCCGGGGCTCGACGGCCACCAGAACGTCTTCTTCGTCCTGTTGCCGGTGCTGCTCGCCCAGCGTGCCGGCGTGCCCGTCGTCTTCGCCCCACAGTCCTACGGCCCGTTCCCCTCGCCCCTCCAGCGGCGCCTGGTCGCCCGCGCCCTCGGCCGGTCCCCGCTCGTCCTGGCCCGCGAGGACGTCAGCGTGGACCAGCTGCGCGGCTGCGGCCTGCCCGACGCGGTCGTCACCCGGGGCGTCGACTCGGGATTCGCGTTCGACCCGCCGGCGTCCTCCGACTGGCGGGCCCGGCTCGGCATCGCACCGGAGCTGCGGCTGGTCGGGGTCACGGCCAGGTGCTGGCTGGCCCCGGCCGCCCAGGACGCGTACGAGCGGGCCCTGGCCGCGACGATCGACGCCGTCCAGGCCACTGGAGCGCGTGTCGTGCTGATCCCGCAGGTCAGCACCGACTACCTGAGCGACGACGACCGCATCGTGGAGCGCCGGATCGCCGCCCACTGCACCGCGGCACCCCTGCTGATCGAGGACCGGGTGGACTACCGCGATCTCAAGGGCGTCTACCGCGAGTGCGCCCTGCTGATCGGCACCCGCTTCCATTCGGTGATCTTCTCCCTGACCAGCGGCGTGCCCTGCGTGGCCATCGAGTACGAGCACAAGACCCGCGGCATCATGGCCGACCTCGGCCTCGGCGCCCACGTGCTGGCCATCGAGGACGTCACCCATCCCCGGCTGTGGGCGCTGGTCGCACCGCTGCTCCAGGACGACTCCGGCTACCGCGAGCAGCTGCGACGCCGGCTGCCCGGTTACGTCGCCGAGGCGGAAGGCTTCCCCGGCCTGCTGCGGGCCGCCCTGTGA
- a CDS encoding lipopolysaccharide biosynthesis protein translates to MGKHARPADQMFRSSFFLLASTVTTAGLSFLFWVVVARFYPPEQVGLATSLISATSLLSYLSMFGLNSTLIRFPAGGRARNAQITQSTALVLLVSCIAAGIYLLGLPWYGHKLLFVRDHAHLVALFVLSCACASLNLLVKSVFISARMAQYNVLSDGILQGVAKLAAPVALVGFGAAGILGSAGIGYAVAGAAALLLLRRRLGFRFDFRTRGTRLREQLRFSVASYVSSLINLAPVLVTPLIVLQKLGAAEAGYYFVAFQIAALLNSVSTAVGEAVFAEVSSDPSRFGELLRRSAKTIAAVQVPAVAVVAAGSGLLLLVFGGSYTTAASGLLRVLALAALAVALNTWACFGLKLAQRMKQLIAANTVLACTTIGLSAWWAPHGLVWVGCAWGIGNLAAGLFATVALLRGRPSAPRPPEPDLDPGPGWSPVDTLQLRAVRLPGPTAPDPTSAAAPSAAPPAERYRP, encoded by the coding sequence GTGGGTAAGCACGCCCGGCCCGCGGACCAGATGTTCCGGAGCTCGTTCTTCCTGCTGGCGTCCACGGTCACGACGGCCGGGCTGAGCTTCCTCTTCTGGGTGGTCGTGGCCCGCTTCTACCCGCCCGAGCAGGTCGGGCTGGCCACCTCGCTGATCTCCGCGACCTCGCTGCTCTCCTACCTCAGCATGTTCGGCCTCAACAGCACCCTGATCCGCTTTCCCGCCGGAGGCAGGGCCCGCAACGCCCAGATCACCCAGTCCACCGCCCTGGTGCTGCTGGTCTCCTGCATCGCCGCCGGGATCTATCTGCTGGGGCTGCCCTGGTACGGGCACAAGCTGCTGTTCGTCCGCGACCACGCGCACCTCGTCGCCCTCTTCGTCCTGTCCTGCGCCTGCGCCTCGCTGAACCTCCTGGTCAAGTCGGTCTTCATCAGCGCCCGCATGGCGCAGTACAACGTGCTGTCCGACGGGATCCTCCAAGGCGTCGCCAAACTCGCCGCGCCCGTCGCCCTGGTCGGGTTCGGCGCGGCCGGAATCCTCGGCTCGGCGGGCATCGGCTACGCGGTCGCCGGCGCCGCGGCCCTGCTGCTGCTCCGGCGCCGCCTCGGCTTCCGCTTCGACTTCCGCACCCGGGGCACCCGGCTGCGCGAGCAACTGCGCTTCTCCGTCGCCAGTTACGTCTCCAGCCTGATCAACCTGGCGCCCGTCCTGGTCACTCCGCTCATCGTGCTCCAAAAGCTGGGCGCCGCCGAAGCCGGCTACTACTTCGTCGCTTTCCAGATCGCCGCCCTCCTGAACTCCGTCTCCACCGCCGTGGGCGAGGCCGTCTTCGCCGAGGTCTCCTCCGACCCGTCCCGGTTCGGTGAACTCCTGCGCCGCTCCGCGAAGACCATCGCCGCGGTGCAGGTACCCGCCGTCGCCGTCGTCGCGGCCGGCAGCGGGCTGCTCCTGCTGGTGTTCGGCGGCAGCTACACCACGGCCGCGAGCGGGCTGCTAAGGGTGCTCGCCCTCGCCGCCCTCGCCGTCGCCCTCAACACCTGGGCGTGCTTCGGGCTGAAGCTGGCCCAGCGGATGAAGCAGCTCATCGCCGCCAACACCGTCCTCGCGTGCACCACCATCGGCCTGTCCGCGTGGTGGGCGCCGCACGGGCTGGTCTGGGTCGGCTGCGCCTGGGGCATCGGCAACCTGGCGGCCGGACTGTTCGCCACCGTCGCCCTGCTGCGCGGCCGGCCCTCCGCGCCCCGCCCGCCGGAACCGGACCTCGACCCCGGACCGGGCTGGTCCCCCGTCGACACCCTCCAACTGCGCGCCGTGCGCCTGCCGGGGCCGACGGCCCCGGATCCGACGTCCGCCGCCGCGCCGTCCGCCGCACCACCTGCCGAGAGGTACCGCCCGTGA
- a CDS encoding glycosyltransferase family 4 protein, with protein sequence MNHVRRRPRVLLVSHYYPPHLGGIENVVRNEALHLARHGAEVTVLTSGDHAGIHHEDGVRVVRVAASNVVERRSGVPFPLFSPALLPAALRWARHADVVHVHDCLYASSWAAGLAAAATRTPTVVTQHVGLVAHPSALVRAVQRVVYAIAGRPQLRRARRVLTVNADVAAFVRKLGARAEARHHLANGVDTGLFRPPADPAERAAARARLGLPAGRTLVLFAGRLVPKKGYDLLLDAHADDAAYDLVFAGDGDASALAGRSGVHHLGSLSAEALADAYRACDVFALPSTAEGFPLTVQEAMASGLPVVTTDDPGYAPYGLDRRVALLVPRTVPALRAALDGLVADPAARAATGAAARAFAEASFGWDRHVTALLGHYGDAGRG encoded by the coding sequence ATGAACCACGTCCGGCGCCGGCCCCGGGTCCTGCTCGTCAGCCACTACTACCCGCCGCACCTGGGCGGCATCGAGAACGTCGTCCGCAACGAAGCGCTCCACCTCGCCCGGCACGGCGCCGAAGTCACCGTCCTCACCAGCGGCGACCACGCCGGGATCCACCACGAGGACGGCGTCCGCGTCGTCCGCGTCGCCGCGTCCAACGTGGTGGAGCGCCGGTCTGGCGTCCCCTTCCCGCTGTTCTCGCCGGCCCTGCTGCCCGCAGCCCTGCGCTGGGCCCGCCACGCCGACGTCGTCCACGTCCACGACTGCCTCTACGCCTCCTCCTGGGCGGCCGGCCTCGCCGCGGCCGCCACCCGCACCCCCACCGTGGTGACCCAGCACGTCGGCCTGGTGGCGCACCCCTCGGCCCTCGTACGCGCCGTCCAGCGGGTCGTCTACGCCATTGCGGGCCGGCCCCAGCTCCGCCGCGCCCGCCGGGTGCTCACAGTCAACGCCGACGTCGCCGCGTTCGTCCGCAAGCTCGGCGCCCGCGCCGAGGCCCGCCACCACCTCGCCAACGGCGTGGACACCGGCCTGTTCCGACCGCCCGCCGACCCCGCGGAGCGCGCCGCGGCCCGGGCGCGGCTCGGCCTGCCGGCCGGCCGCACCCTGGTGCTCTTCGCGGGCCGGCTCGTCCCCAAGAAGGGGTACGACCTCCTCCTCGACGCCCACGCCGACGACGCCGCATACGACCTCGTCTTCGCCGGTGACGGGGACGCCTCGGCCCTCGCCGGACGCTCCGGCGTCCACCACCTCGGCTCCCTGTCCGCCGAGGCCCTCGCCGACGCCTACCGCGCGTGCGACGTGTTCGCCCTGCCCTCCACCGCCGAGGGCTTCCCGCTCACCGTCCAGGAGGCCATGGCCTCGGGCCTGCCCGTCGTCACGACCGACGACCCCGGATACGCCCCGTACGGCCTGGACCGCCGCGTCGCCCTGCTCGTCCCCCGTACCGTCCCCGCCCTGCGCGCCGCGCTCGACGGCCTGGTCGCGGATCCCGCCGCGCGGGCGGCGACGGGAGCCGCCGCCCGCGCGTTCGCCGAGGCGTCCTTCGGCTGGGACCGGCACGTGACGGCGCTGCTCGGGCACTACGGGGACGCGGGCCGTGGGTAA
- a CDS encoding DUF2206 domain-containing protein, whose product MNPPTWLRGRLGVLLSLGPACAVETLPGVPALLLAPVGLWLLFAAPVLLLRGLTDKVVSTRSGSLLLAAGLAVLLDILVALGVNTVLPLLGVERPLTRLVLASATTLVLLVLGTLAPQSRRPLLRGAPLSGARPVAWAAGVALLLSVAGPIRLNNGLGGAVSTAALVVVAALIVLLLLRHGRCSPIVLEAGIYAASATLLLLTSLRGWYIAGHDIQREYLYFRLTLGGGFWDISAYTDPYNACLSITLLPVSVFRLTGIEDIYVFKAVLPLLFALTPVLVHRAVRNVASPLVALLSAVFFMAFPTFFTDMPFLGRQAIAFLLLACAMLVLTDSRRPLPLRRAVFTVLLAGVVLSHYSTIYVIVGTLATAFAVDKVWRAASRPGRARPHRSVGQGGTRTFLTWWTVAVPAVLALLWAGPLTHTGGQLESTLRVVASDLFGSGDARGGSSDTRYSLFGGAGVTPEERLADYREDTIGYTRADRADGKYLPLEALAKYPTPVAEKESLPLTPVGRALDTVGLSVPALNGVLRQAAALLLQVLVLVGFVIALRGRSSPFTPVRDQTTLTVGALAMMGLFTLVPQLSVDYSVLRAFQQGLLFFAPFIAAGALWAVRWAGRRAVPVLCVLVAGLLLDLTGAVPKALGGYPAQLALSNAGPAYDIYYPHAEDRRAAMWLNQRAAGDDLVVQTDRYSFSRLQTLFTVRTQDSVHPALLRSQSYVLLGSTPTRKDEVTVFFRGDLVTYRYPRDLLDTTRNLIYSNEGAAVYR is encoded by the coding sequence ATGAACCCGCCCACCTGGCTGCGCGGACGGCTCGGCGTCCTGCTGAGCCTCGGCCCCGCCTGCGCCGTCGAGACGCTGCCCGGCGTCCCCGCCCTCCTGCTCGCACCGGTCGGCCTGTGGCTGCTCTTCGCCGCGCCCGTCCTGCTGCTGCGCGGCCTCACCGACAAAGTGGTCTCCACCCGCAGTGGCTCCCTCCTGCTGGCGGCCGGCCTCGCCGTGCTCCTCGACATCCTCGTGGCGCTGGGCGTCAACACCGTGCTCCCGCTGCTCGGCGTGGAACGGCCCCTGACCCGGCTGGTGCTGGCCTCGGCGACCACCCTCGTGCTCCTCGTCCTCGGAACCCTCGCCCCCCAGTCACGACGGCCCCTCCTGCGCGGCGCGCCCCTGAGCGGCGCCCGCCCGGTGGCCTGGGCGGCCGGAGTCGCGCTGCTGCTCTCCGTGGCCGGTCCGATCAGGCTCAACAACGGCCTGGGCGGCGCCGTCAGCACGGCCGCCCTGGTCGTCGTCGCGGCGCTGATCGTCCTCCTGCTGCTTCGCCACGGACGCTGCTCCCCGATCGTCCTGGAGGCCGGCATCTACGCCGCCTCCGCCACCCTGCTGCTGCTCACCTCCCTGCGCGGCTGGTACATCGCCGGGCACGACATCCAGCGCGAGTACCTCTACTTCCGGCTCACCCTCGGCGGCGGTTTCTGGGACATCTCCGCCTACACCGACCCGTACAACGCGTGCCTGAGCATCACCCTGCTCCCGGTGAGCGTCTTCCGGCTCACGGGCATCGAGGACATCTACGTCTTCAAGGCCGTCCTGCCGCTGCTTTTCGCCCTGACCCCGGTCCTCGTCCATCGCGCGGTGCGCAACGTGGCGTCCCCGCTCGTGGCGCTGCTCTCCGCCGTGTTCTTCATGGCGTTCCCGACCTTCTTCACCGACATGCCGTTCCTGGGCCGGCAGGCCATCGCCTTCCTGCTGCTGGCCTGCGCGATGCTCGTCCTGACGGATTCCCGGCGCCCGCTGCCCCTGCGGCGCGCGGTGTTCACCGTGCTGCTCGCCGGAGTGGTCCTGTCCCACTACTCGACGATCTACGTGATCGTCGGCACCCTGGCGACCGCGTTCGCCGTGGACAAGGTCTGGCGGGCGGCCTCCCGGCCGGGCCGCGCCCGTCCGCACCGCTCCGTGGGCCAAGGCGGGACGCGGACGTTCCTGACCTGGTGGACCGTGGCCGTACCGGCCGTTCTCGCCCTGCTCTGGGCCGGTCCCCTCACCCACACCGGTGGCCAGCTCGAAAGCACACTGCGCGTCGTCGCGAGCGACCTGTTCGGCTCCGGCGACGCCCGCGGAGGCTCCTCCGACACCCGCTACAGCCTCTTCGGCGGCGCCGGAGTCACCCCCGAGGAGCGGCTCGCCGACTACCGCGAGGACACCATCGGCTACACCCGGGCCGACCGGGCCGACGGCAAGTACCTGCCGCTGGAGGCCCTCGCGAAGTACCCCACGCCCGTGGCCGAGAAGGAGAGCCTGCCGCTCACCCCCGTCGGCCGGGCGCTGGACACCGTCGGCCTGAGCGTGCCCGCCCTCAACGGCGTGCTCCGGCAGGCCGCCGCCCTGCTGCTCCAGGTCCTGGTCCTGGTCGGGTTCGTGATCGCCCTGCGCGGCCGGAGCAGCCCCTTCACGCCCGTCCGCGACCAGACCACCCTGACCGTGGGCGCCCTCGCGATGATGGGCCTGTTCACCCTGGTACCGCAGCTGTCGGTGGACTACAGCGTGCTCCGCGCCTTCCAGCAGGGCCTGTTGTTCTTCGCCCCGTTCATCGCCGCCGGCGCCCTGTGGGCCGTGCGCTGGGCCGGCCGCCGCGCCGTCCCCGTGCTGTGCGTCCTCGTCGCCGGGCTGCTGCTCGACCTGACCGGGGCCGTCCCCAAGGCACTCGGCGGCTACCCCGCGCAGCTCGCACTCAGCAATGCCGGTCCCGCCTACGACATCTACTACCCGCACGCCGAGGACCGCCGGGCCGCCATGTGGCTCAACCAGCGGGCTGCGGGCGACGACCTCGTCGTACAGACCGACCGGTACTCCTTCAGCCGTCTGCAGACCCTCTTCACCGTCCGCACGCAGGACAGCGTCCACCCCGCACTGCTGCGGTCCCAGTCCTACGTACTGCTCGGATCCACGCCGACCCGCAAGGACGAGGTCACCGTATTCTTCCGGGGCGACCTCGTGACGTACCGGTACCCGCGCGACCTCCTCGACACCACACGCAACCTGATCTACAGCAACGAAGGGGCGGCGGTCTACCGATGA
- a CDS encoding glycosyltransferase family 4 protein, with protein sequence MRTVLQITPYYPPHLGGLERVVLHLSRCLAQRHDVRVVTTALGSGGAPRRAQEDGVTVRRHRATEFAHTAIAPGLLGSLLAAPRGAVLHAHCAHALLPETVALAARLRRQPFVLHFHLDVDASGRLGGLLPAYKKHVFGRVARAAAAVIVLTEQQARFVEEAYRVPPARVHVVPNGVGPEFFRAAPAPATVPVGTTTATRRPLRLLYVGRLSAQKNIARLLDAINLAESPLRLRIVGGGELDADLRARAAGLGLGERVEFTGPLYDGDLLAAYADADVFVLPSDREGMPLAALEAMAAALPVLATDVPGNAELLRGVGLLAAPDPASLAAAVDRLAADPGLRGRLAGRSAERARRHTWEEVTRQVELVYRKAGI encoded by the coding sequence ATGCGCACAGTCCTCCAGATCACCCCGTACTACCCCCCGCACCTCGGCGGCCTCGAGCGCGTCGTGCTGCACCTGTCGCGCTGCCTCGCCCAACGCCACGACGTCCGCGTCGTCACCACCGCGCTCGGCTCCGGCGGCGCGCCGCGGCGGGCCCAGGAGGACGGCGTCACCGTGCGCAGGCACCGCGCCACCGAGTTCGCCCACACCGCGATCGCGCCCGGTCTCCTCGGCTCGCTCCTGGCCGCGCCGCGCGGTGCCGTGCTGCACGCGCACTGCGCGCACGCCCTTCTGCCGGAGACCGTGGCACTCGCCGCCCGGCTGCGCCGGCAGCCGTTCGTACTCCACTTCCACCTCGACGTGGACGCCAGCGGGCGCCTCGGCGGACTCCTGCCCGCCTACAAGAAGCACGTCTTCGGACGCGTCGCCCGCGCCGCGGCGGCGGTCATCGTTCTGACCGAGCAGCAGGCCCGCTTCGTCGAAGAGGCCTACCGGGTGCCGCCCGCGCGCGTGCACGTGGTGCCCAACGGAGTCGGCCCGGAGTTCTTCCGTGCCGCTCCCGCCCCTGCCACCGTCCCGGTCGGCACCACGACCGCCACCCGCCGGCCCCTGCGGCTGCTCTACGTCGGACGCCTCAGCGCCCAGAAGAACATCGCGCGCCTGCTCGACGCGATCAACCTGGCCGAATCCCCGCTCAGGCTCCGCATCGTCGGCGGCGGCGAGCTCGACGCCGACCTGCGGGCCCGCGCCGCCGGACTCGGCCTCGGCGAGCGCGTCGAGTTCACCGGGCCCCTGTACGACGGGGACCTCCTCGCCGCCTACGCGGACGCCGACGTCTTCGTCCTGCCCTCCGACCGCGAGGGCATGCCCCTCGCCGCGCTGGAGGCCATGGCCGCCGCCCTGCCCGTCCTGGCCACCGATGTCCCCGGCAACGCGGAACTGCTGCGCGGCGTCGGCCTGCTGGCCGCACCGGACCCGGCCTCGCTCGCCGCCGCCGTGGACCGCCTCGCGGCCGACCCCGGCCTGCGCGGCCGACTGGCCGGCCGCAGCGCCGAGCGGGCCCGCCGCCACACCTGGGAGGAAGTCACCCGGCAGGTGGAGCTCGTGTACCGGAAGGCAGGGATATGA
- a CDS encoding glycosyltransferase family 2 protein: MIPALNEAPNLPTVVNSVPTSALRALGWETEVIVVDNASTDDTAAVAAALGATVVSQPERGYGNAYHAGFRAAKGDVIATGDADCTYPFDSLPELLGTLTEADVEFMTTNRLRRENRSAMKRSHTVANHALSALSRALFRNGLRDSQSGMWVFRRYVWDGVEVKSTGMAFSQEIKNAATRAGYRYLEVPIEYRNRQGEVKLNALPDGMANLRQLFEHRFRRSGRKHPARYERRHTPA; this comes from the coding sequence GTGATTCCGGCGCTCAACGAGGCGCCCAACCTGCCCACCGTGGTCAACTCGGTGCCCACGAGCGCGCTCCGCGCTCTGGGCTGGGAGACCGAGGTCATCGTCGTCGACAACGCTTCCACCGACGACACCGCCGCAGTGGCCGCCGCACTCGGCGCCACCGTCGTCTCCCAGCCGGAGCGGGGGTACGGCAACGCCTACCACGCCGGCTTCCGCGCGGCGAAGGGCGACGTCATAGCGACCGGCGACGCCGACTGCACCTACCCGTTCGACTCCCTGCCCGAACTGCTGGGCACCTTGACCGAGGCCGACGTCGAGTTCATGACGACCAACCGGCTCCGCCGCGAGAACCGCTCGGCGATGAAGCGGTCCCACACCGTCGCCAACCACGCGCTGAGCGCCCTGAGCCGGGCCCTGTTCCGCAACGGACTGCGCGACTCGCAGTCCGGCATGTGGGTCTTCCGGCGCTACGTCTGGGACGGCGTGGAGGTGAAGTCGACCGGCATGGCCTTCTCCCAGGAGATCAAGAACGCCGCGACCCGGGCCGGCTACCGGTACCTCGAAGTGCCCATCGAATACCGCAACCGCCAGGGCGAGGTGAAGCTCAACGCGCTGCCCGACGGGATGGCCAACCTGCGCCAGCTCTTCGAGCACCGCTTCCGCCGGTCCGGCCGGAAGCACCCCGCACGCTACGAACGGCGGCACACCCCGGCATGA
- a CDS encoding LamG domain-containing protein, with product MADRSESQQRRRKRMWLAAITVAACTLGVGAGLFILDRGDEGGKAPGPGEASQSATAAPGQDPNAPTVPGEPNLLRDRSGQVNIALSPDAVLGKVDNGNVLRLRSNGNSYAQAAEPVVDASKSFTVSAWVYNEAEGGSRFAISQGDGTSYSFELGREDGNGKKSWVFRMQTDEKGAASTAVAATSDGLNTVRTWALLTGVYDAQGKTLTLYVDGKEAGRAPVAATWSGQGPLQLGRSRHHGIWSGPWAGVIGHVLVWDKPLTADQVLALKGGKLDKEIKPVGSWLVG from the coding sequence ATGGCGGACCGTTCGGAGTCGCAGCAGCGCAGACGCAAGCGGATGTGGCTGGCCGCCATCACGGTTGCGGCGTGCACCCTCGGCGTCGGCGCCGGGCTCTTCATCCTGGACAGGGGCGACGAGGGGGGGAAGGCCCCGGGTCCCGGCGAAGCCTCGCAGTCGGCGACGGCCGCGCCGGGCCAGGACCCCAACGCGCCCACCGTCCCCGGCGAGCCGAACCTGTTGCGCGACCGTTCCGGCCAGGTCAACATCGCGCTCAGCCCCGACGCGGTTCTCGGCAAAGTGGACAACGGCAACGTGCTGCGCCTGCGCAGCAACGGCAACTCGTACGCGCAGGCCGCCGAGCCGGTCGTCGACGCGTCCAAGAGCTTCACCGTCTCCGCCTGGGTCTACAACGAGGCCGAAGGCGGTTCGCGGTTCGCCATCAGCCAGGGCGACGGCACCTCGTACTCATTCGAGTTGGGCCGCGAGGACGGCAACGGCAAGAAGTCCTGGGTGTTCCGGATGCAGACCGACGAGAAGGGCGCGGCCTCCACCGCCGTGGCCGCCACCTCGGACGGCCTCAACACGGTTCGCACCTGGGCTCTGCTGACCGGCGTGTACGACGCCCAGGGCAAGACGTTGACGCTGTACGTCGACGGCAAGGAGGCCGGCCGTGCCCCGGTGGCGGCCACCTGGTCGGGCCAGGGGCCGCTGCAGCTGGGCCGCTCCCGCCACCACGGGATCTGGAGCGGGCCCTGGGCGGGCGTCATCGGACACGTGCTGGTGTGGGACAAGCCGCTGACTGCGGATCAGGTTCTGGCCCTGAAGGGCGGCAAGCTCGACAAGGAGATCAAGCCTGTCGGTTCGTGGCTGGTCGGTTGA
- a CDS encoding DUF309 domain-containing protein, which produces MERQPEGVVRSPAETVREAQRLLDAGMPFHAHEVFEDAWKSGPEASAPLWRGLAQLAVGLTHSARGNAVGGARLLRRGADAIEGLRGDPYGIEGLRGDPYGIDVPGLVRWARELAGRVEEAGPAVDAAREAPRLSGGSGSRSGS; this is translated from the coding sequence GTGGAGCGGCAGCCCGAGGGGGTCGTGCGCTCGCCCGCGGAGACGGTGCGGGAGGCGCAGCGGCTGCTGGACGCGGGGATGCCCTTCCACGCGCACGAGGTCTTCGAGGACGCCTGGAAGTCCGGGCCCGAGGCCTCGGCCCCGCTGTGGCGGGGGCTGGCGCAGCTCGCGGTCGGGCTGACGCACTCCGCCCGCGGCAACGCGGTGGGCGGGGCGCGGCTGCTGCGGCGCGGGGCCGACGCGATCGAGGGGCTGCGCGGGGACCCGTACGGGATCGAGGGGCTGCGCGGGGACCCGTACGGGATCGACGTGCCGGGCCTGGTCCGGTGGGCCCGGGAACTCGCGGGCCGGGTGGAGGAGGCCGGCCCGGCCGTCGACGCCGCACGGGAGGCTCCGCGGCTGAGCGGCGGCAGCGGCAGCCGCAGCGGCAGCTAG
- a CDS encoding VOC family protein: protein MSSHIALTALVVHDYDEAIDFYTRALGFDLAEDTARPDGSRWVVVRPPGATESALLLARAKDDAQRSRVGDQTGGRVGFFLYTDDFARDHARMTAEGVRFLEAPRHEPYGSVAVFEDLYGNRWDLLQPALR, encoded by the coding sequence ATGTCATCCCACATCGCCCTGACCGCCCTCGTGGTCCACGACTACGACGAGGCCATCGACTTCTACACCCGTGCCCTCGGCTTCGACCTGGCCGAGGACACGGCTCGCCCGGACGGCTCCCGCTGGGTGGTCGTCCGCCCGCCCGGCGCCACCGAATCCGCCCTGCTGCTGGCCCGCGCCAAGGACGACGCCCAGCGCTCCCGCGTCGGCGACCAGACCGGCGGCCGCGTCGGCTTCTTCCTCTACACGGATGACTTCGCCCGCGACCACGCCCGGATGACCGCCGAGGGCGTCCGCTTCCTGGAGGCCCCGCGCCACGAGCCGTACGGCTCCGTCGCCGTCTTCGAAGACCTCTACGGCAACCGCTGGGACCTCCTCCAGCCGGCCCTCCGCTAG
- a CDS encoding LutC/YkgG family protein, translating to MTSKDRILARIRRAVPQPGPQAAPGPDADIPRDYLRVHGARTPQERVDLLAAHLAEYRARVHRTDEDGLPDLLGRLLADAATVQLPPDLGFGLPSHPSLAFVPDRAAQTPRELDRVDAVVTGCALAIAETGTIVLDGGPDQGRRRITLVPDHHVCLVRVPEQVVDSVPQALPLLDPGRPLTWISGPSATSDIELDRVEGVHGPRRLDVILVGARGPRPGPGTRPPETGSQ from the coding sequence GTGACCAGCAAGGACCGGATCCTGGCCCGCATCCGCCGGGCCGTCCCGCAGCCGGGGCCGCAGGCCGCGCCCGGCCCCGATGCCGACATCCCGCGGGACTACCTGCGCGTACACGGCGCGCGCACCCCGCAGGAGCGCGTGGACCTGCTCGCGGCGCATCTCGCCGAGTACCGGGCACGGGTCCACCGCACCGACGAGGACGGCCTGCCGGACCTCCTCGGCCGCCTGCTGGCGGACGCCGCGACGGTGCAGCTCCCGCCCGACCTCGGCTTCGGCCTGCCGTCCCATCCGTCGCTCGCCTTCGTGCCCGACCGCGCGGCGCAGACGCCCCGGGAGCTGGACCGGGTCGACGCCGTCGTGACCGGCTGCGCCCTCGCGATCGCCGAGACCGGCACGATCGTCCTCGACGGCGGCCCGGACCAGGGCCGCCGCCGCATCACCCTCGTCCCCGACCACCACGTCTGCCTCGTACGCGTCCCCGAGCAGGTGGTGGACTCCGTCCCGCAGGCGCTGCCGCTGCTGGACCCGGGCCGCCCGCTGACCTGGATCTCCGGCCCCTCGGCGACCAGCGACATCGAACTGGACCGGGTCGAGGGCGTCCACGGCCCCCGCAGACTGGACGTGATCCTCGTGGGGGCCCGTGGCCCGCGGCCCGGCCCCGGGACCCGGCCCCCGGAGACGGGGTCACAATGA